A window of Armatimonadota bacterium contains these coding sequences:
- a CDS encoding TetR/AcrR family transcriptional regulator yields MADVAIRPRHEELLAAAVRLFRERGYHATSMQDLAASLRVQRGSLYHYIEAKEDLLWEIMERALGRLFAAVEPVALSQRPPTERLRAAIAAHLAVAAELRDELTILHVELKSLSADRRRRMADRRDRYEALFRDLIGDGVRSGAFRPVDPKTATFAILGACNWFTQWFRPDGALPHTAFAAAFADLFVLGLRAGA; encoded by the coding sequence ATGGCTGACGTAGCGATCCGCCCCAGACACGAGGAACTGCTCGCCGCTGCGGTGCGGCTGTTCCGGGAGCGCGGCTACCACGCCACCTCGATGCAGGACCTCGCCGCCTCGCTTCGCGTCCAGCGCGGCAGCCTCTACCACTACATCGAGGCCAAGGAGGACCTGCTCTGGGAGATCATGGAGCGCGCCCTCGGCCGCCTGTTCGCCGCGGTCGAGCCGGTCGCCCTCTCCCAGCGTCCGCCGACCGAGCGGCTGCGCGCCGCGATCGCCGCCCACCTCGCCGTCGCCGCCGAACTCCGCGACGAGCTGACCATTCTCCACGTCGAACTGAAGTCGCTGTCGGCCGACCGCCGACGCCGCATGGCCGATCGACGTGACCGCTACGAGGCGCTGTTCCGCGACCTGATCGGCGACGGCGTGCGCAGCGGCGCGTTCCGTCCGGTCGACCCGAAGACGGCGACGTTCGCGATCCTCGGGGCGTGCAACTGGTTCACGCAGTGGTTCCGGCCCGACGGTGCGCTTCCGCACACCGCGTTCGCGGCGGCGTTCGCCGACCTGTTCGTTTTGGGTCTGCGCGCCGGCGCTTGA